The proteins below are encoded in one region of Corynebacterium felinum:
- a CDS encoding response regulator transcription factor, translated as MSEKNTKVLVVDDEPNIVELLSVSLRFQGFEVATAHSGMQALEVAREFEPDAFILDVMMPGMDGFELLPKLRQEGFEGPVLFLTAKDAVEHRIHGLTIGADDYVTKPFSLEEVITRLRVILRRGAKVEQPEDNPAVLSYHDLELNDDTHEVTRGGVVIDLSPTEFNLLRYLLLNAEVVLSKAKILDNVWHYDFGGDGNVVESYISYLRRKIDTTDVPLIHTVRGVGYVLRRPRG; from the coding sequence ATGAGCGAAAAAAACACCAAAGTCCTCGTTGTTGATGATGAGCCCAATATCGTGGAGCTACTCAGCGTAAGCTTGCGTTTTCAAGGCTTCGAGGTAGCCACGGCACATTCGGGGATGCAGGCGCTGGAAGTAGCGCGTGAGTTTGAACCCGATGCCTTCATTTTGGATGTGATGATGCCAGGCATGGATGGTTTCGAGCTTTTGCCGAAGCTACGTCAGGAGGGCTTTGAGGGGCCTGTCCTGTTTTTGACAGCCAAGGATGCGGTGGAGCATCGGATCCACGGCTTGACCATTGGCGCTGATGATTATGTGACCAAGCCTTTTAGCTTGGAAGAGGTGATTACGCGACTACGGGTGATTTTGCGCAGGGGCGCGAAGGTGGAGCAGCCGGAGGACAATCCGGCGGTGCTGAGCTATCACGATCTGGAGCTCAATGACGATACCCACGAAGTGACGCGGGGTGGTGTGGTGATTGATCTGTCGCCGACGGAATTTAATCTGCTGCGCTATTTGCTGCTCAACGCTGAGGTGGTGCTGTCGAAGGCGAAGATTTTGGATAATGTGTGGCATTACGATTTTGGCGGGGATGGAAATGTGGTGGAATCCTATATTTCGTATTTGCGCCGCAAGATTGACACCACGGATGTGCCGTTGATTCACACTGTTCGTGGTGTGGGTTATGTGCTGCGCCGCCCACGCGGGTAG
- a CDS encoding sensor histidine kinase — protein MLNPFSGSSFADASTDSPAQSGKKRVTRAGRDTRRGVPLRFGLVFVTILITSFGLLASGVAIQQSMEAEALSRVDEELKQGLNTWAKQDSLYAQANSGFFSLPSDFFVGRYYHDGKLVYVSHEPEEIPDTRNVNVDGQPHTVRSWQRDDSTEWRVIASTHRDFIVVVAKQIDEDREFLNRLAAGQISIGIIVLVMVGLFGHVIIQKTLQPLRKVEETAKAIAGGDLDRRAPVLPENTEVGAMSRSMNVMMEQLQSVIIELQAKEAQMRRFVGDASHELRTPLTSVKGYAELYRCGATDDAKMVLNKIEEEAGRMSVLVEDLLSLTRAEETRFEEMPVDVLSLSQSVLGSVQGAFPDRSMTVSGETDEPPVVIGDPGRLRQVLTNLVVNALKHGGDEAKVDVVVGATAESITVDVIDDGVGMTAEDASHIFERFYRADTSRTRATGGSGLGLAIVKSIVESHKGTITVTTAPGEGTTFRVSFPKVVMNSKKGNL, from the coding sequence GTGCTGAATCCGTTTTCCGGCAGTTCGTTTGCCGACGCCTCCACCGACTCGCCTGCCCAGTCCGGCAAGAAGCGGGTGACTAGGGCTGGACGGGATACGCGCCGGGGTGTTCCGCTGCGTTTTGGTTTGGTTTTTGTCACCATTTTGATTACCTCTTTTGGTTTGTTGGCCTCGGGTGTGGCGATTCAACAGTCGATGGAGGCTGAGGCATTGTCGCGTGTGGATGAGGAGCTCAAGCAGGGCTTAAATACGTGGGCGAAGCAGGATAGTTTGTATGCGCAGGCGAATTCTGGTTTTTTTAGTTTGCCTTCGGATTTCTTTGTGGGCCGCTATTACCATGATGGCAAGTTGGTGTATGTCAGCCATGAGCCGGAGGAGATTCCGGATACGCGAAATGTCAATGTTGATGGTCAACCCCATACGGTGCGTTCGTGGCAGCGTGACGACAGCACGGAGTGGCGGGTCATTGCCTCGACGCACCGCGATTTTATTGTGGTGGTGGCCAAGCAGATTGATGAGGACCGGGAGTTTTTGAACCGGTTGGCTGCGGGCCAGATTTCGATTGGCATCATCGTGTTGGTGATGGTGGGGTTGTTTGGCCATGTGATTATTCAGAAAACACTGCAGCCATTGCGCAAGGTGGAGGAGACGGCGAAGGCAATTGCCGGTGGGGATTTGGATCGCCGCGCCCCTGTACTTCCTGAGAATACTGAGGTGGGGGCAATGAGCCGTTCGATGAATGTGATGATGGAGCAGCTGCAGTCGGTGATCATTGAACTGCAGGCCAAGGAAGCACAGATGCGTCGTTTCGTTGGCGATGCCTCGCATGAGTTGCGCACACCGTTAACCAGTGTGAAAGGCTATGCGGAGCTGTATCGGTGTGGGGCGACTGACGATGCGAAGATGGTGCTGAATAAGATTGAGGAGGAAGCCGGCCGCATGAGCGTGCTGGTCGAAGACTTACTCAGTCTGACTCGCGCGGAGGAAACTCGTTTCGAGGAAATGCCGGTCGATGTGCTCAGTTTGTCCCAGTCGGTGTTGGGCTCAGTCCAGGGTGCCTTCCCTGATCGTTCGATGACGGTTTCAGGGGAAACGGATGAGCCACCGGTGGTTATTGGTGATCCCGGCCGCCTGCGACAAGTGCTCACGAACCTCGTGGTGAATGCGTTGAAGCATGGTGGTGATGAGGCGAAAGTTGATGTCGTTGTGGGGGCGACGGCGGAGTCGATCACGGTGGATGTGATTGATGACGGTGTGGGTATGACTGCCGAGGATGCCTCTCATATTTTCGAGCGCTTTTACCGCGCCGATACTTCCCGCACCCGCGCCACCGGTGGATCGGGCCTAGGCCTTGCGATTGTGAAGTCGATTGTGGAGTCCCACAAGGGCACCATCACCGTGACAACCGCCCCCGGTGAGGGAACAACTTTCCGCGTGAGCTTCCCGAAGGTGGTGATGAACTCGAAAAAGGGAAATCTTTGA
- a CDS encoding MFS transporter — translation MALQHTPPPTLRHSQRWLFLAILSLGLFMVGVDNSILYTALPTLEAQLNTTELQGLWTINAYPLVVSALLLGTGTLGDKIGHRRMFDIGLLIFGTASAIAAFSPNPATLITARGLLGIGAATLMPATLALLRHTFTDVRERNIAIGIWGSVATLGAAIGPLIGGLLLEHFWWGSVFLINVPVVIFTLIATFALGPANQPNQSKQWDFLSSFYAMIAMAGLVIIIKEFAHAPTDYLVLGCALIAALIAGVLFQRRQATLAQPTLSWDIFNNRLLVVGVTGAGFGMFVLAGTELLTTQRMQITQHFSPLEAGLLVASGALAAFPTSVLGGAILHRVGFTPLIAGGFFVMSTGTGLIAFGPATLSTIIAGLVLTGAGAGLVMSVTSTAIIGSAPASRSGMASSVEAVSYEFGTLLSVAILGSLSPWFYNRYLNTQPSAPAYDAAYFSTITIAALAALSAAVLTVIIIKGNPKETEYAHE, via the coding sequence ATGGCGCTTCAACACACCCCACCACCCACACTCAGACACTCACAACGATGGCTCTTCCTCGCCATCCTCTCACTCGGCCTCTTCATGGTCGGCGTCGACAACTCCATCCTCTACACCGCCCTGCCCACCCTCGAAGCCCAACTCAACACCACCGAACTCCAAGGGCTGTGGACCATCAACGCCTACCCGTTAGTTGTCTCCGCCCTCCTGCTTGGCACCGGCACCCTCGGCGATAAAATCGGCCACCGCCGCATGTTCGACATCGGCCTTCTCATCTTCGGCACCGCCTCCGCCATCGCCGCCTTCTCCCCCAACCCCGCCACCCTCATTACCGCCCGCGGACTCTTAGGAATCGGAGCAGCCACTCTCATGCCCGCCACCCTCGCCCTGTTACGCCACACCTTCACCGACGTGCGCGAACGCAATATCGCCATCGGAATTTGGGGTTCAGTGGCCACCTTAGGCGCCGCAATCGGCCCACTCATCGGCGGATTACTGCTCGAACACTTCTGGTGGGGATCGGTCTTCCTTATCAACGTCCCCGTCGTCATCTTCACCCTCATCGCCACATTCGCACTCGGCCCTGCCAACCAACCCAACCAAAGCAAACAGTGGGACTTCCTCTCCTCCTTCTACGCCATGATCGCCATGGCCGGGCTTGTGATCATCATCAAAGAATTCGCCCACGCCCCCACCGACTATCTCGTTCTCGGCTGCGCACTGATAGCCGCACTGATTGCTGGGGTGCTGTTTCAGCGTCGACAAGCAACACTTGCCCAACCCACCTTAAGCTGGGACATCTTCAACAACCGACTGCTCGTGGTCGGTGTCACGGGCGCCGGATTCGGCATGTTCGTCCTCGCTGGAACCGAACTGCTGACCACCCAACGCATGCAAATCACCCAACACTTCAGCCCACTGGAAGCCGGCCTGCTTGTCGCCTCCGGCGCACTCGCAGCCTTCCCCACCTCCGTACTCGGCGGGGCCATCCTGCACCGCGTCGGATTCACCCCACTGATCGCAGGCGGATTCTTCGTCATGTCCACCGGCACCGGGCTGATCGCGTTCGGACCAGCCACCTTAAGCACCATCATCGCAGGCCTCGTCCTCACCGGCGCCGGCGCAGGCTTAGTCATGTCCGTGACCTCCACCGCCATCATCGGCTCAGCGCCCGCCAGCCGCTCTGGCATGGCAAGCTCCGTTGAAGCAGTCTCCTACGAATTCGGAACCCTGCTATCAGTTGCCATCTTGGGATCGCTCAGCCCCTGGTTCTACAACCGCTACCTCAACACACAACCATCAGCACCCGCCTACGATGCTGCCTACTTCAGCACCATCACGATCGCAGCACTCGCCGCACTGAGTGCTGCAGTACTGACTGTGATCATCATCAAAGGCAACCCGAAAGAAACCGAGTATGCGCACGAATAA
- a CDS encoding TetR/AcrR family transcriptional regulator codes for MRTNKKHQLLTFAIAIVEAKGLDALTYDSLAQASGFSKSGLIYHFPTRDALLLDINTHLAQCWEEEMIAYAGGRAEEVSFHTRVHACFSTMSASATRAELRMSLDAATNPAMSSPWLEVFDRWGVPVKMVEENPDLYLFQILADGLWVHDHINGVKLSPTQRTQLIERALAIFDEYIEPKTKEKS; via the coding sequence ATGCGCACGAATAAGAAACACCAACTGCTCACCTTTGCCATTGCTATTGTCGAAGCCAAAGGACTCGACGCCCTCACCTACGACAGCCTCGCCCAAGCCAGTGGCTTCTCCAAATCCGGGTTGATCTACCACTTCCCCACCCGCGACGCTTTGCTGCTGGATATCAACACCCACCTAGCTCAGTGTTGGGAAGAAGAAATGATCGCCTATGCCGGCGGGAGAGCGGAAGAGGTGAGTTTTCATACCCGGGTGCACGCCTGCTTTAGCACCATGTCCGCCTCCGCCACCCGTGCTGAGCTGCGTATGAGCTTAGACGCAGCCACCAACCCCGCCATGTCTTCCCCGTGGTTGGAAGTGTTTGACCGCTGGGGTGTGCCCGTAAAGATGGTGGAGGAAAACCCCGACCTGTATCTGTTCCAAATTTTGGCGGACGGGTTGTGGGTGCACGACCATATCAATGGTGTGAAGCTTTCGCCCACTCAGCGCACCCAACTGATCGAGCGGGCGCTGGCTATCTTTGATGAATACATCGAACCGAAAACCAAAGAAAAATCTTAA